A single genomic interval of Selenobaculum gibii harbors:
- a CDS encoding class I SAM-dependent methyltransferase encodes MSKKCLLGYDNRGTVYDYGKYVLRKINPEYIEATKKILLVYEQVLKKSGIVPTSTWCDDGEYELKHNKYTISYPYEWTANMFKDAVLFHLHLCKQLSAKGICLKDALPNNILFNNTTPIFIDFLSLIFNEDIKNEEWLFQDVDDKNDNCIIIKRMFIPYMLIPLLIMYQKNYNKARKCLRDKCCNNKNLLTNNWDDIEKIDYQIKELRNSIYNVMEKNNIDDVYDYLIEKIQLLDVTPSQSGYLTYYNDKKENFNLKNIDNWLMKQKNIYKILLSNKYDMVMDIGSNTGWFSLLAESMGSKVVSLDIDESSIDALYLYAKENELNILPLKMSFDDLTKEFYGFDYNSDNILSNVVQSRPLFLMPIERFKVDLVLCLGLLHHLLLGEGKNISDIINILSKVTDTLVIEFVSLEDSLIKDNPDFFSNLHLYSEDNYNLECFKDKIKLYFPKITVMDSHPCTRKILLCEK; translated from the coding sequence ATGTCTAAGAAATGTTTATTGGGTTATGACAATCGGGGAACTGTATATGATTATGGCAAATATGTATTACGAAAGATTAATCCAGAATATATAGAGGCTACAAAAAAAATATTGTTAGTATATGAACAAGTGTTAAAGAAATCTGGGATAGTTCCTACAAGTACATGGTGTGACGATGGAGAATATGAGTTAAAACATAATAAATATACAATTTCGTATCCGTATGAATGGACTGCAAATATGTTTAAAGATGCTGTTTTATTTCATTTGCATCTTTGTAAGCAGTTAAGCGCAAAAGGTATTTGTTTAAAAGATGCATTGCCTAATAATATTCTTTTTAATAATACGACCCCTATTTTTATCGATTTTTTATCGCTTATTTTTAATGAAGATATTAAGAATGAAGAATGGCTATTTCAAGATGTTGATGATAAAAATGATAATTGTATAATTATTAAAAGAATGTTTATTCCATATATGTTAATTCCTTTATTAATTATGTATCAGAAAAATTATAATAAAGCTAGAAAGTGTTTAAGGGATAAGTGTTGTAATAATAAGAATTTATTGACTAATAATTGGGATGATATAGAGAAAATAGATTACCAAATTAAAGAATTAAGAAATAGTATTTACAATGTTATGGAGAAAAATAATATTGATGATGTATATGATTATTTAATAGAAAAAATTCAATTATTGGATGTAACACCATCCCAAAGTGGCTATTTAACTTATTACAATGATAAAAAAGAAAATTTTAATTTAAAAAATATTGATAATTGGCTAATGAAGCAAAAAAATATATATAAAATACTTTTGAGTAATAAATATGATATGGTAATGGATATTGGCTCGAACACAGGCTGGTTTTCATTATTAGCAGAATCAATGGGAAGTAAGGTTGTATCATTGGATATTGACGAATCATCTATTGATGCATTGTATTTATATGCGAAAGAAAATGAGTTAAATATTCTTCCATTGAAAATGTCATTTGATGATTTAACTAAAGAGTTTTATGGTTTTGATTATAATAGCGATAATATTTTGTCTAATGTAGTTCAAAGTAGACCTTTATTTTTAATGCCAATAGAAAGATTTAAAGTGGATTTAGTTTTGTGTTTAGGTTTATTGCATCATTTGTTATTAGGTGAGGGGAAAAATATTTCAGATATAATAAATATATTATCGAAAGTGACTGATACCTTAGTTATTGAATTTGTCAGTTTAGAAGATAGTTTGATAAAAGATAATCCTGATTTTTTTTCAAATTTACATTTATATTCTGAAGATAATTATAATTTGGAATGCTTTAAAGATAAAATTAAATTATATTTTCCAAAAATAACTGTGATGGATTCACATCCGTGTACGAGGAAGATTCTTTTATGCGAAAAGTAA